The nucleotide window ACAAAATTTATATCGCCGTGAGCTCGCTTGGATGCGCCGCGGTGCAAAAGCTCGTACGACCAAGCAAAAAGCGCGTATTCAGCGATTTGAAGAGCTAGAGAAAAAGGATGGGCCCGCATTGAAAGGGCAAGTGGATATTTCCATAGGCGGCAGTCGTCTTGGCAAAAAAGTATTGGAGCTAAAGGATGTTACCAAATCTTTCGGCGAAAAGATGGTGCTAAATCATTTTAGCTATATTGTTAAGCCAGGTGATCGAATCGGGATTATTGGTGCCAATGGAAGCGGAAAGTCTACGCTTTTAAATATGCTGACTGGACAATTAGAACCAGATCACGGTGAGATTGAAATAGGACAAACGGTGAAAATTGCTTATTATACACAAGAAAATGAAGGTATGAATGTAAATCAGCGCATGATTGAGTATATCAAGGAAGGCGCGGAAGTGATTCATACATTAGATGGCAAAATTATCAGTGCTTCGCAAATGCTAGAGCGTTTTTTATTTCCGCCAAGCACGCATGGTACACCAATTGGAAAACTGTCTGGCGGTGAGCGCAGACGATTGTATTTGCTGCGCATTTTAATGGGCGAGCCGAATGTATTGCTTTTGGATGAGCCAACGAACGATTTGGATACACAAACCCTCACTGTATTGGAAGATTATCTGGAGGACTTTCCGGGTGTCGTTATTACTGTATCGCATGACCGTTACTTCTTAGATAAGACAGCAGAAGAGTTGTTTGTCTTTGAGGGAGAAGGCAATGTTCGCGTATTCTTTGGTAGCTACAGTGAATATTTGGAGGAGAAAAAGCAGGTAGAAGCGTTGAAGAAAGCGGACGCTGTTAAAGAGAGAAAAGTAGCGGAACAGCCGAAACAGAAAAAACGCAAACTATCGTACCAAGAGCAGCGTGAATGGGATGGTATTGAAGATAAAATTGCTACGCTGGAAGAGAAACTTGAGGAAATTGGTGCTGCACTTGAAAAGGTAGGAGCTGATTTTGAGCGCGCACAACAGCTTACAAATGAACAAGAGCAAGTAGAAGCGGAATTAGAGCAAGCTATGACGCGCTGGGAAGAGCTTTCAGAAATTGTGGAAGGTTTGAAGTAAATCCTCATATATTGAAATGAGGACAAAAACTCTGTACACTTACTACAAAGGAGGCACGATATGAGGACAAACAACCCGATGTTAAAAGAAGAAGCGTTTCGCAAAGCTCCTGCGAGCAGCGGGACGATGACGGTAGGCGGTACCGCTGGGAAAGCATTTATTATGTTAGCCCTGCTTCTTGGAACAGCTGTATACGCTTATATGCAGGTAGTACAAAATAAAATGAGTATGGGTGTTATGATTGGCGCGCTCTTAATCGCAATGATTTTAGCGTTTGCTACGGCGTTTGTCCCTAAAATTTCGCCTGTTACCGCACCGGTGTATGCGGCAGTAGAAGGAATTGTACTTGGGACGATTTCAGCTATGTATATGCAACGCTTTGGAGATCAGGTTGTATTATATGCGGTACTACTGACAATTTCAGTTATGTTTGCCATGCTGCTTTTGTATGCAACCCGTGTTATTAAGGTAACAAACAAGTTTCGTATGGGTGTCCTTTCCGCTACGCTTGGCGTTTTGTTTATGTATTTAATTGTGGCCGTGATGCAATTATTTGGGGTATCGGTACCATTTTTGCATGATGGCGGAACCATTGCAATTATCGTAAGTGCTGTTGTTATTGTCATTGCAGCATTAAATCTTGTATTGGATTTTGATTTCATTGAAAACGGCGCGCGCTCCGGTGCACCAAAATATATGGAATGGTACGGCGCGTTAGGTCTGATGCTTACACTTGTATGGCTGTATCTTGAAATTTTGCGTCTTGTTTCGTACTTTGTCAGAAATGACTAAAAAAGCGCCTCTCTAGAGAGGTGCTTTTTTATATAGACTTCTGTTTGTGCATTGTAATATGTACAGCTCTTTTGCATAGAAAGTATTTATCATGCAAAAGAGCTAATTGCCCCTCTTCCAAACTAGCTGTAAATTATCTGCGCGCAATAATCAGGGCAATTAAAACAAGGATAATTAACGTAAGCAGCGTTTTGCGATCTTGTCTATTATGAGAATGATTTACATGTTTCTTAGTAACAGTTATATTGGCTAGTCTAGAAACGTCTTTTGTTGTGACAGAAGTGTTATTGCGGTTTCGAATTGTATTCGTACTAACAATGTTTTGAGCGGGGGAATTATTTTGATGCCGGACAGGGATGATGGAATCCGGAAGTGTAAATGTTCCGGTTTGATTTGTATTGTTATTGTGGCAATTATCAGAAAAATAATCAAAAAAGTCATCGGTAAAATCATCAAATGTATCGTCCGTAAAGTCAGAAAAGACATCATCCTCCTGCTGGTTGGGGGTGACGCCGCATAATTCAGGAAAATTGCGTTTAAAGTACTCACTAATACAATGTAAATCGTCACTTGTATATTGATATCCTAATTTATTAGAAACGTACGGCATGTTGCGCCGTTTATGATTCGCAGCCATTTTTTCACTCCTTCAAGCAATCTACTGCTAATATATACAAGTTCGGACAAAATGGTATGGACAACCCGCCCATATAACGACAAAATATATGCAATACACATATTCCTATTAGAAGAAAGTCTATTTTTTACCCTGCGACTTGCGAACAAGCTTATTTAAATACACGCTTTCAGGCGTTTTTCAAACTTCTATCTGTTATTTACAATGTAGAAAACAGGATAGGAGTGAGATAAATATGATGAATCGTGTCGTGTTAATTGGTCGTCTTACGAAGGACCCGGAACTGCTGTATACAAAGCAAGGGATTGCATATATGAAGGTACGTATTGCAGTGTCTCGCGGGTATCGCAATAGCCAAGGAGAGCAAGAGACGGATTTTATTGATTGTAATGTATGGCGCAAGATGGCGGAGAATGTATCGTTGTATTGCAAAAAAGGTGCTTTAATCGGTATTAGCGGCCGCATTCGAACAAGTTCTTTTGAAAATGAGCAAGGGAAACGCATGTACCGAACGGAGATTACCGCAGAAAACGTATCATTTCTAGAGCGAAAAAAGATACAAACGTCTCGTTAGCATGAAACCTTTGCATCGTGCTACACTAGAGGTAGGAAATCGCGAAGGAGAGAGTTAGATGAGAATTACAGCAATTGAACCGACCCCAAGTCCGAACACGATGAAGGTTATTCTAGATGAAGCATTACCGGCAGGGAAACGAAATAACTATACAAAAGACAACCAAGGTGAAGCGCCTGAAAAAATTCGTGCTATTTTGGCAGTTGAAGGTGTAAAAGGTGTATATCATGTTGCCGATTTTTTAGCGGTTGAGCGCAATGCGAGATATGACTGGAAGCCCATTTTACAAAATGTCCGTGCTGTATTTGGCGAAGCAGAAGCGACAGATGTACAAGCTGCTAATGCTCATTACGGTGAAGTTAAGGTGTTTATTCAAATGTTTTACGGCATTCCAATGCAAGTTAAGCTAACAGACGGTGAAGCGGAAGAGCGTTTCGGTTTACCTCCATACTTTAAGGAAGCCATTATGAAGCTACAAATGACGGCACCGAACGTGGTGCAAGAGCGTAAATGGGCCGAGCAAGGTACACGCTATGGCGAACTTGCGGATATTGGGAAAGAAGTGGTTGATGAAATTACAGCTGCTTATCCAGAAGAACGCGTGCAAACTTTGATGAACGATTTATTGAAGCAAGGCGGAGCGAAGGAGTTGGTTGTGAAAAAACGTGTACCGTATCAGGTTACACTAGAAATGATGGAGGACAGCGATTGGAAAAATCGCTATGCGGCACTGGAGCAAATGGAGCCGACGGAGGCTGATTTGCCGGTGCTTGAAAAAGCATTAGGTGATGAAAAAGTGTCCATTCGTCGCTTGGCAACAGCGTATCTAGGCATGGTGAAAGGAAAGGTTGTTATGCCACTTTTATACCAGGCGCTCCAGGATAAAGCTGTTAGTGTACGAAGAACAGCGGGAGATTGTTTATCGGATATTGGTGATAAAGAAGCCATGCCAGCAATGATTGCGTCCCTGCAGGATACGAGTAAGCTTGTCCGCTGGCGTGCAGCGATGTTTTTATTTGAAGAAGGAGACGAAAGCGCATTGCCGGCATTAAAAGTAGCGCAGAATGATCCTGAATTTGAAGTGGCGATGCAGGCACGCTTAGCAATCGAGCGTATTGAAGGCGGCGAAGAGGCGAAGGGTTCGGTATGGAAGCAAATGACCGAATCGCGAACGCAGGAATAAGATAGCTTAAGGGGAAACTATTATTGTATAGATGAGAGAGAAGAATGGGGGATATACCATGCTTACTGTGTTTTATGATAGCTGGTGTCCACTATGCACCGGGGTGACGGAGCAGACGCGGCGCCTAGATCGCAGACAGCGTGTTGTTTTCATCTCTTTTCGAGATGAAAACGTAGTGAAGTCATATCAACTGTCAGAAGATATGCTACGCAAAATGGAACAGCGTCTATTCGTATATGACGGAGAGTGGCAAGAAGGCATTTACGCGGTAAAACGCTTGGCAAAAGAAGTGCCTACGTACTGGTTGCTTATTCCATTTATACAGCTCGCCATTACCTTTGGCTTTGGACAACGAGTATATGATTATATTGCATCGCGCCGCTCTATTGTCCCGACAGGTCATTGCCAAGAAGGTGTATGTCCAATCGGAAAGGCAAAGCACTAGCATTGCCTTTCTTTCTCATGGTATGATAAAGAAGTATAAAGGTTTAAGGAGAGAGTAATCATGGTAAACGCTTACGAAGAATATATGAAACAAATTGTTATGCCGATGCGTCAAGAACTTGTTCGTGCTGGCTTTAATGAGTTAACTACTGCAGAAGAAGTAGAAAATTACCTTGAGCAAGCAACTGGCACAACGCTTGTTGTGATCAACTCGGTGTGTGGCTGTGCAGCAGGGTTGGCTCGCCCGGCGGTGGCACAAGCGTTGCTACGTGCAGAAGACAAGCGCCCAGATCATCTTGTGACAGTATTTGCTGGACAGGATAAAGATGCGACTGCAATGATGCGTTCTTATTTTGAAGAAATTCCGCCATCTTCTCCGTCCATGGCTTTACTAAAGGGCAAAGAAGTGGTTCATTTTATCCATCGTCACGAAATCGAAGGAAACAGTCTAGAAGGTATTATGAACAACCTTCTAGAGGCATTTGAGCAGCACTGCTAAAAGGGAGAGATGTCTCCCTTTTTGTTTTGAGGTGATGATATGATTATAACGACAGCAGGACGTACGAACAAGGAGATGACAACATATGCGAGGCGGGTTGCTGATGAGCTAAATGGTACATTTGTGAAACGAAACGATGCAACCATTCATGATATGCATACGAAGTATGAAGAGGATATATTGGTAGCAGGAAAGAACCGGCTGGAAATGTATCCACTGGGCGGTGACAGCTCGTTCTTTTTTCATCCAAACTCTGCAAGCTTTCGTATTAAGCGTCTTATGCGCGGTGAACACGATCCATTTGTGCAGGCAACTGGCTTGCAAGCTGGGATGACATTTCTTGATTGTACGCTCGGTATGGCATCCGATAGTATTGTTGCGAGCTATATAACCAAAGAAGCAGGACGAGTTGTGGGAACAGAGGCCAATCGCTATATGGCCTATATTGTAGAAAAAGGCTTGCTATCATGGCAATCGGATATTCCAGAAATTAATGAAGCGATGCACCGTGTTACCGTGATGCATACAGAGCACCTTACCTATCTGCAAACCTGTGAAACAGATAGCTTTGACGTCGTATACTTTGATCCGATGTTTGAAGAAAGTATTCTAGAATCCGATGGACTCAAAGGATTGAAGCGTTATGCCTTATACGACGATATCATCGCTGACACGATAGAAGAGGCGTTGCGCGTCGCAAAGCAGCGCATTGTGCTAAAAGATCACTTTCGCAGTGAACGCTTTACAAGATACGGATTTACACCGATACGCCGCAAAACTGCCAAATTTCATTTTGGTGTAAGGGAGATATAAAAAAATGATTGTTATAGCTTGCAAAACAAAAAAAGTTGTATATAATAAGCTATAAGAAAATTTAGGAAAATCAAGGATGAAGAGAGTAGTCATTAGTAGTAGCGAAAGCGAGTCAGGGATGGTGTGAGCCTGATGCGAAGCGGTGATGAAGCGCACTTCGGAGATGCTTGTCTGAAAGAAAGTAAGACGAGCCGGGGATCCGATCCCCCGTTATGAAACGGAAAGGGGTTCACAGAACCAAAAGGGTGGTACCGCGGGCAAAGCTCGTCTCTTAACAAAGAGACGAGCTTTTTTTATTTTAAAGGAGGATTGTGATGAGATATAAAAGTGAAGTTGCCAAACAATTACACAGCGTATTACCGGAGTTATCAATTAAAACAATTGAGTCTCTATTAGAGAAACCGAAGCATGAACAGCACGGAGACCTTGCGTTTCCTTGTTTTGAGCTTGCAAAAACGATGCGCAAGGCGCCGGCGCAAATCGCTGCGGCGCTGGCAGAAAACTTACATGCTGACATATTCACCAAAACAGAGGCTGTTGGTCCGTATGTCAATTTCTTTTTAAATCGTAATATTGTGAGTAAAGACATTATTGCTATCGTTTTAGAAGAAAAAGAAGCCTATGGAAGTCATACAAACGGCATCGGCAAAACAATGGTAATTGATTATTCATCGCCAAACATTGCCAAACCATTTTCCATGGGGCATTTGCGCTCTACCGTTATCGGCAATTCTTTAAAGCAAATTGGAGAAAAGTGCGGCTATCAAGTCGTTGGCATTAACTACATTGGCGACTGGGGCACGCAGTTTGGTAAGTTGATTACCGCATATCACAAGTGGGGCGAGGAGGATAAGGTAAAACAACATCCAATAAAAGAGTTGTTTCGCTTGTATGTACGCTTTCATGAGGAAGTAAAGGAGCATCCTGAGCTTGAAAATGAAGGGAGAGCATGGTTTAAAAAGCTGGAGGATGGCGATAAAGAGGCATTGAAGCTATGGACATGGTTCCGCAGCGAATCTTTGCAGGAATTCTCACGTATTTATGACTTGCTGGGTGTAAAGTTTGACAGTTTTAACGGCGAGGCTTTTTACAATGATAAGATGGATAAAATGGCGGAGTTTCTAGAACAAAAAGGTCTTTTAACAGAATCAGAAGGCGCCCAGGTTGTTATGCTAGAGGATGAACAGATGCCGCCGTGCTTAATTCGTAAGTCTGACGGCGCCACACTATATGCAACCAGAGACTTGGCAGCGGCTATGTATCGCCAAGGTATGTATAAGTTTGACCGTGCTCTTTATGTCGTAGGCGGCGAACAAAGTCTTCATTTTCAGCAGATATTCTCTGTGCTGCGCAAAATGGGCTATAAGTGGGTAGATGGAATGACTCATGTACCGTTCGGGCTCATTTTAAAGGATGGTAAAAAGATGTCAACGCGAAAAGGAAGGGTCATTTTATTGGAAGAAGTGATTGCAGAAGCAATTGCGTTGGCGAAAAAAAACATTGAGGAGAAAAACCCAGCGCTTGCTAATAAAGACGAGGTAGCCAGACAAGTTGGTGTAGGTGCTATTTTATTTCACGATCTGAAAAACGAGCGTATTCACAATATCGAGTTTTCTCTTGAGCAAATGCTAAAATTTGAAGGAGAAACAGGGCCGTATGTGCAGTACACGTACGCGCGTGCCTGCTCCTTGCTAAGAAAAGCTCCATACGAACCCCAGGAAGCTAGTGCCCTCACAGATGATAATAGCTGGAGCATCGTCAAGCTGCTAGAGGCTTTTCCCACTGTTGTCGCTACAGCATTTGCACGCTATGAACCCTCGCATATTGCCAAATACGTACTAGACCTAGCGCAGGCTTTTAATAAGTATTATGGTCATGTGCGTATTCTAGAAGAGGATGCTGAAAAATCAGCACGTTTGGCGCTTGTGTATGCGGTGACAGTAGTGCTGCAGGAGGGGCTAAGATTGCTTGGGGTAGATTCCCCGTCTGAGATGTAAGATAAGTGATAAAAGAATATATCAATTGAGTAGAAAAGGATTAGATGTTATATAAACGTCTAGATGGTAAGGTCATCATAGAAACGAGTATGCACTTCGAAGAAAGGCGCATTCGGTGGGTTGCAAAGCATCTTTTTAAAAACGGAGATATTGTAAAAAAGTCTATTGTGAGACAGTTGTCCAAATGCCGCATCATTTCTCCGGAAATTAATGTTTTGTTGCAGCAAGTGGTGGATGAATATCACGGAAGAAGTTTGTAAACCTAGTGATGGTAAGATGTAAATAAAACAACTTGTAAAGAGAAGGGCGCAACCTGCTAGTCATATTTAACAGATTGCGCTCTTTTATGTTGCATATTTGGCAAAGGACATTTTTCTTTTTGAATGGAAATATACATCAGTATAGATGCTTTCAAAGGAAGAAAGGTGGGCAGAAGATGAAAAAATCATTATGCTTACTTATAATAATTGTATGGTCTGTTAGTTTAGTTTCAGGCTGCAATGAGACCCATTCGTATGTAGGAGAAAGCAAGAATTGGAAAGGGACACTCCATCTTACGCAATCAGGTGGTAAAGAAGTTGAAGAGGGGACCATCGTATACAAAGGAAAAGACAAACAGGAAGTCAAACGCGTGATATGGAAAGTGCAAGGCATGCACGGAGAACGCGGGGGCAACGACTATTTGACGGATGGAACTATCAGAATAAGCGGTAGCTGTACGGGGTGTGCGATGCAAGGTAAGGATGAGCGATACGAGGTAACCGTAGAATGGAATGGAGTAACAGAAACATTTCAGATGAAACGACGCTAATAACAATCTCTTCCTGTAGTTAAAATAAGAGCTTCTATTAAAGATCATAGTGTAGGTTTTTCTGCATTCATCATTTCCCTCGTTTATTCAGTTGTAACAGGAATGATTTTGTATAAACCGGTCTATATGATTGAAGAGTTACATTTGGGTGGAGATGAATTACAACCTACACAGTTATTATAACTACCATTTTAAGAAGCACTATAAATAACATATTGATTTACATTGTTAATTAAGTAGAAAAGCACAACATTATTTGCACAAAAAAACGCTGTTGATTAAACATCAACAGCGTTTTTTTATTCTATTTTAGTTTGATGGCTCAACGTGAGTATAATCTAATAACTCTACTTTAACGGCAGCTAAATCTTTTTGATCAAATTCCTTGTTAAATTGAACGGGGGATAGTCCAAATGTCACAGTGTCAGTTCCCAATTGTTCTTTTTTGTTACCGTCATATGTTTGAACGGTAAATTTAATTACATAAGGATGACCTAGTTGATTCTCTTTTTCTGATTGGTCTAACTCAACAACATCATAATTTTTGTTCCACCAGTTATATTGAATTTTAATGGTATCCTTTTTATAATAATTTGCTACTGCCTGATTTAATTCATCAGTAAACTGGTCTAATATAAGATGGTCGATAGCTTGTTCCATTCTTTTCGAATCGTGTTTATGTTGCTTTTCAGCATTTGCCGGTATGTAATATACGCACAAAGATAACAAAAATAATGCGAATATCAGTAACTTTTTCATCTAATCACTCCTTTTCGAATAGTCTTTCAAAGAGGGATTGATGTTATTCAAATAGTTATCATGAAACAGTACAGAGCAACCAAGGAACTATTGTAAGTAATTTATATCCTTAACTTCATACAATGTTGAAACAGAAGAACGCCCATCATGCCAAGATGGGTGTTCTTCTTATAGAGTATTTTGGCTAGGATATTTATCCAACACTGGCTGCAACGATGCAGTAACTCCTGACCAATACGAATGCAAGCAAAAAGGTGAAGAAATTATAATTTTCAGATAACGGTAAGTTCCACTGTCTTATTCTATGCTATAATAAGACAACGATATAGGTATCTATGTAGATAGTTTCAATTTTATATGAACTGTTGTTGCAGTTGTGGTACATACACTGGGTGACTTTCTTGATGCACTAACTTAATAATATTATCTTTTGGGATAATACAATTTTATTGAACAGCCACTTACCTTGATTCGTCGATTTGATAGTACATATGTAGTGCTGCAGAAAATAATTTAAATCTTTCTACATAGACATAACAATACACTTGCAAATTGAAAGGAAGAAGAAACATTATGACACTAAAAGCAATACAAGCAGCTACAAATGTACGACCTTGGAAGACAGGAATCATATTAGCTATTATCCTTGCCACAATTGCAGGCGTTTATTATTACTTCTTTTATTCTCCTTACCTACAAGGTATTTCTAG belongs to Ectobacillus sp. JY-23 and includes:
- a CDS encoding class I SAM-dependent methyltransferase encodes the protein MIITTAGRTNKEMTTYARRVADELNGTFVKRNDATIHDMHTKYEEDILVAGKNRLEMYPLGGDSSFFFHPNSASFRIKRLMRGEHDPFVQATGLQAGMTFLDCTLGMASDSIVASYITKEAGRVVGTEANRYMAYIVEKGLLSWQSDIPEINEAMHRVTVMHTEHLTYLQTCETDSFDVVYFDPMFEESILESDGLKGLKRYALYDDIIADTIEEALRVAKQRIVLKDHFRSERFTRYGFTPIRRKTAKFHFGVREI
- a CDS encoding ABC-F family ATP-binding cassette domain-containing protein: MKMLQVENLAKSYGEKPLFTDLTFSITEGERIGVIGVNGTGKSTMLKIIAGAEQADAGDISHTRGYTISYLAQQPEFDENLTVLEQVFYGDTPLIRLLREYETVLLQLEKQPENESVQQNLFTLQQRMDAMNAWEANANAKTLLTKLGIHDFTAKVGALSGGQKKRVAMAQCFIQTPDLLILDEPTNHLDHETVEWLEEYLSRYNGSLLLVTHDRYFLDRVTNRILEIDNGKLYSYEGNYGAFLEAKAVREENEIAQEEKRQNLYRRELAWMRRGAKARTTKQKARIQRFEELEKKDGPALKGQVDISIGGSRLGKKVLELKDVTKSFGEKMVLNHFSYIVKPGDRIGIIGANGSGKSTLLNMLTGQLEPDHGEIEIGQTVKIAYYTQENEGMNVNQRMIEYIKEGAEVIHTLDGKIISASQMLERFLFPPSTHGTPIGKLSGGERRRLYLLRILMGEPNVLLLDEPTNDLDTQTLTVLEDYLEDFPGVVITVSHDRYFLDKTAEELFVFEGEGNVRVFFGSYSEYLEEKKQVEALKKADAVKERKVAEQPKQKKRKLSYQEQREWDGIEDKIATLEEKLEEIGAALEKVGADFERAQQLTNEQEQVEAELEQAMTRWEELSEIVEGLK
- a CDS encoding BrxA/BrxB family bacilliredoxin; the encoded protein is MVNAYEEYMKQIVMPMRQELVRAGFNELTTAEEVENYLEQATGTTLVVINSVCGCAAGLARPAVAQALLRAEDKRPDHLVTVFAGQDKDATAMMRSYFEEIPPSSPSMALLKGKEVVHFIHRHEIEGNSLEGIMNNLLEAFEQHC
- a CDS encoding thiol-disulfide oxidoreductase DCC family protein, which produces MLTVFYDSWCPLCTGVTEQTRRLDRRQRVVFISFRDENVVKSYQLSEDMLRKMEQRLFVYDGEWQEGIYAVKRLAKEVPTYWLLIPFIQLAITFGFGQRVYDYIASRRSIVPTGHCQEGVCPIGKAKH
- the argS gene encoding arginine--tRNA ligase, with protein sequence MRYKSEVAKQLHSVLPELSIKTIESLLEKPKHEQHGDLAFPCFELAKTMRKAPAQIAAALAENLHADIFTKTEAVGPYVNFFLNRNIVSKDIIAIVLEEKEAYGSHTNGIGKTMVIDYSSPNIAKPFSMGHLRSTVIGNSLKQIGEKCGYQVVGINYIGDWGTQFGKLITAYHKWGEEDKVKQHPIKELFRLYVRFHEEVKEHPELENEGRAWFKKLEDGDKEALKLWTWFRSESLQEFSRIYDLLGVKFDSFNGEAFYNDKMDKMAEFLEQKGLLTESEGAQVVMLEDEQMPPCLIRKSDGATLYATRDLAAAMYRQGMYKFDRALYVVGGEQSLHFQQIFSVLRKMGYKWVDGMTHVPFGLILKDGKKMSTRKGRVILLEEVIAEAIALAKKNIEEKNPALANKDEVARQVGVGAILFHDLKNERIHNIEFSLEQMLKFEGETGPYVQYTYARACSLLRKAPYEPQEASALTDDNSWSIVKLLEAFPTVVATAFARYEPSHIAKYVLDLAQAFNKYYGHVRILEEDAEKSARLALVYAVTVVLQEGLRLLGVDSPSEM
- a CDS encoding conserved virulence factor C family protein → MRITAIEPTPSPNTMKVILDEALPAGKRNNYTKDNQGEAPEKIRAILAVEGVKGVYHVADFLAVERNARYDWKPILQNVRAVFGEAEATDVQAANAHYGEVKVFIQMFYGIPMQVKLTDGEAEERFGLPPYFKEAIMKLQMTAPNVVQERKWAEQGTRYGELADIGKEVVDEITAAYPEERVQTLMNDLLKQGGAKELVVKKRVPYQVTLEMMEDSDWKNRYAALEQMEPTEADLPVLEKALGDEKVSIRRLATAYLGMVKGKVVMPLLYQALQDKAVSVRRTAGDCLSDIGDKEAMPAMIASLQDTSKLVRWRAAMFLFEEGDESALPALKVAQNDPEFEVAMQARLAIERIEGGEEAKGSVWKQMTESRTQE
- a CDS encoding DUF3888 domain-containing protein translates to MKKLLIFALFLLSLCVYYIPANAEKQHKHDSKRMEQAIDHLILDQFTDELNQAVANYYKKDTIKIQYNWWNKNYDVVELDQSEKENQLGHPYVIKFTVQTYDGNKKEQLGTDTVTFGLSPVQFNKEFDQKDLAAVKVELLDYTHVEPSN
- a CDS encoding Bax inhibitor-1/YccA family protein, whose product is MRTNNPMLKEEAFRKAPASSGTMTVGGTAGKAFIMLALLLGTAVYAYMQVVQNKMSMGVMIGALLIAMILAFATAFVPKISPVTAPVYAAVEGIVLGTISAMYMQRFGDQVVLYAVLLTISVMFAMLLLYATRVIKVTNKFRMGVLSATLGVLFMYLIVAVMQLFGVSVPFLHDGGTIAIIVSAVVIVIAALNLVLDFDFIENGARSGAPKYMEWYGALGLMLTLVWLYLEILRLVSYFVRND
- the ssb gene encoding single-stranded DNA-binding protein codes for the protein MMNRVVLIGRLTKDPELLYTKQGIAYMKVRIAVSRGYRNSQGEQETDFIDCNVWRKMAENVSLYCKKGALIGISGRIRTSSFENEQGKRMYRTEITAENVSFLERKKIQTSR